CCgtcttgtcgcacaaaattgtgtaatgactctttcattccaagaacaaccgtcacatggaaccaccttccctctaCAATCAAAAGCATAACTGATGACCACCAGTTCAAAATCGCTTTACATGATGCCTTGCAATATTTTGTTGTTAGCTGCACGTATTGCCATTTTTCCCCACTCCTTGGTGTAGTTCCTATGGGCCCGGGAAGCATTtttaatgaataaatgaatgattgaatgaatgaatgtcatAATTCCCCATTTTTCTGTGCTATACTGAACTCCTAGATTTGATGGTGCGTTGCCACATATATTCGCAATTGTCTGTGAATCTCTTGCATTGTCCTCTAGTAACACTacgtcgtccgcatacatcaatCCGGGGATCTTCTGTTTCACCACTTGTACATTGCGCATAAAGGGTAAATGGAACCCTAAATCACTGCTTTCCAGTGTTCTTTCTATGCCTTTAACATAAAGCGTAAACAACAATTGagacaaagggcatccttgtTTCAGCCCTTGGTGAATTTCGACCATTTCATTACATTTTCAGCCTTCTCGTGCAATTTGAATTTGGTTGTCCCCATACATGTATAGCCCTCGGCAGCTCCACGAAATTGTCACCCATGCATTTatgcttgagaatatcccataacaattcCCTGTCTACGCTTTCGTAGCCTCCCTTATTATCTAGAAATGCTATGCATAAAGGCCTATTCTGAGCTACTACTGAAATCTCTACGCACTGAGTTAGTACAAACATATTATCCTCTAGCCGTCTGCATAGTCCGAATCCATTCCCTAGTTCCCGCagtccatctttcttttttttcacgcacTTAGACAGTCCTCATTTTATTACTTGCACTGTCATTCTATGTATCACCGGCGGTACCGTAACTGGCCTGTACGAACTCGCAACGACACGCAACTACTCGGAACGACGTTCATACGCAGCAGCATGCTGCGTATGGACGCCACGTGCGTAAGCATATCCACATCACCTGGACCATAAAACGCAGCCATGTTTTCTAAATAATGGCATTTTCTCTCACTCGTTACCGCTGCTGCTATAGGCCTCACTGTCTCCGCGTAGGCGACAACGCACACTCACCTGTTTTCTCAAGAGTCTGGGGAAGTGCGCCGCTCGGCTGAACGCTTCGAGTCGTGAACGCCGCTCTGCGTTGTTGCGGCGTCCCCGTCGGCCTAGGCACGTCATCATGCTGCCGCTTACTGTGCCGCCGGTTGTGACTTGCGGCCGCCAACGTGGGAACCGAGGCACGTCTACCGGCCGCGGCCACGTTCCCTCGTCCGGGCGGCTGCTGGTGCGTGAGGGCAGTGACAAACAGAGTGCTGGCGTGAGGATACTTGGGTCCATCGGGTTGCTGTCCCGCCCTGCCATTCTCAGGCACCGCCATCTTCTTCTAATTCGTGGCGATGACGATGGAGCCACTTACAAACGGGAAACCATTATTGGCTCGTGAGGTGGAAAATCCAGCGTTGGCGTGACCACTCGATGGTCTCAAAAGGCTGCGAACCCTAGACCTTTGGCAGGAGTCGAAGCCACGACCttcggtgttaattaaggcaaattcGGTCACAGTTTATTAAGGTAAAACTTATTACGGCACTCGAGCCCACAACCACTGGTACGAATCGAGCCCTCGACTTTTTGTGGGAGTAGAACCCATGACTTTTGGTGTTAATAAAGACacaggtaattaaggcactcgaacccgcgacctttgtTGGAAGTCGTACTTTCTACCTTTGGTGGGATCCGAACCCAAGATTTTGGAGTTAATTAGGGCGGAGTTAAAAGGACTGAACGAGGACAGGCATCGCgcggtggtcgcaatgctttcgcattcatccacgtagggataacAAGTGCCCCTTCAAtttattttaagcatgaaatgcttttatccCCCGTTGGctgcgaccttcaagtgaccttcagccaaatgccagagccgttatccgggcactccaATGAGTACATCcgggaaagaagagagagagaaagaagtttaatgacacgaaatgccgagaggtcggcctgaggtatattcctctagccagctactcggcattgggggaaggggaagagggaaagaaagagggaagaaagaggtgcatgatgggtgacgatgatgatagaaggaagatgtagaacatatggcaagcaatttgacatgctcaaagtctgcaatccaggcccgtaatttttaaaaagttcagtaatgccttgatggccttgaaacgcgactgagcgtctggccaagggcctaaaataacgtcctccgacaacggtgcgctgtcgagacgcgtaaggtccttgaccaacctatcacgctcttccacaaacttagggcagtcacaaagcacatgacctatagtctcagtcacattgcacacctcacagtgtggagactcggtgcgtcgcatgaggtgcacgtatccgcgcgtaaacgctacccccagccttagtctgtgcagaagactggcacagcttcgttgaattttcggtggtagcctaaaattcatggtggggtccaatctctggagtcgtctgtggcgattatccgaattgtcccagtgctttgctgtcaattttcggatgacactggagaggagaaagttggcgtccgctcttgaaaaaggaattgaaagcagtgactctcgttcttcgagtgctttcttcgcttcggcgtcggtcagttcgttgccctgtataccacagtgactaggaatccactgaaaggtgatgtggtggccgttttcttgcgctaaagtatagagctcggcagtttgaagagctaacactctgtaagcgctttctttcaacaccactctaagtagttgaagagccgattttgcgtcactgaaaactgtccatatttgaggaggctgtcgcgcaatatattgaacggcctctcttattgccactaattccgtagatgttgtagtcgtcttgttatgcaaaCGAAACCGTCGAacgacttgatgcgcaggcacgacgaaagccgcaccagacgcatacgacgagaccgagccgtctgtatacacgctcaccgaggagtcatattctttcgacatatattcaagtgttaaatgtctgagaccgacggtaggtattcacgattttttagaaattccgggaatagatagacgtgccgatattttggacattacccatgggggcatatgtggaaggtcagccggggcaaagtatgctggtatggcagatgcttggcatttaacggctcttgaaaaagtggagtccggccgtatatcgggtagtttcgataagggatgacgtccaTGACGACAcagcagtcgcaggaatactcgaagaggttcgcatcgtagatagacaggtaaaggggtgacgcgagcctcctcaattgttccgtaggttgaggtgcaacgtggaacaccgagacatgttttcagcatctgcgcctgggcactttccagcgtacgcaaacatgacgggctcatacttgataaaactggcaggctataccgaatgtatccgacgtagagagcctggtacagccggagtagcgaatgctcagatggaccccatttcataccggccaAAAAGCaaaaaacttgagcaagcccagttaattttttctttaacattgccacatgtttcgaccatgaaacgctgcggtcaatgacaacgccgaggtatttgtggtgggtgacatatgggatgtCATTTCCATTGATAATAATTGGataccaacacataagcttccgtgtgaacgctattgcagcgcacttgtctggggccagttgcagtccttggcactgcaggtactgagacgttaaagaaacagctcgctgcaatctggcacgaatttgtggtcgcgtgactgcagatgcccatatgcatatgtcgtctgcgtaggtactgatgcgtactgtatcaggaattatttccgcaaggccaataagggcaacattgaaaagagtcgggctgagaactcctccttgaggtactccacggaccacagcgtgtcttgtcgtttcgccagcattcgtggacatgaagactgtacgaccatctaggtaatttgcaatccacatgtagagacggccgccgatgcctcaattactgagggcatcaagaatggcttcgtgcagtacattgtcataagctccttttatgtctaagaaaactgctcctacaagtcggtggcgctttttttcgtgttcgatcgtggacacgagatcaatgaacccatctattgcagaccggccacgtctaaatccggtcatcatttcaggataaagctcattcttttccatgaaccattctagtctagtgagtaccattcgttccatcaccttaccgacacagctagctaaagctactggcccgtaagatgacatttcgtaaggcgattttcctggctttaggagggccaccaaacggctggtttttcactgcttcgggactgtactgTCCCGGGAAAGTTGCGACAACAAAACAAGGTCATCCGGGCAACTAGtcaagaccgcattacatacgctagttactttcCAAAcaattacaaaaaatattgctttcgaGTTCTTCCAAATTTTCGTTCATAAtaccactcaagctgtaacttctgctgtaacttctagtacgttgaagttttatttgtcctttccaatagcgacattcacaaggcagatacagggcaccatacactttgTTGTCATCGTTTGGCGCTGAGACGGAGTTgactgtgctcttttcaacgccagggTCCCGTGAAGTCCGCGGTACGTTCGGCGCGCCGACAGCGCCGGTAGAGTCCTAGCCGGTAGGGCCGCTAATGGCCGTTTGACCGAGACGATACTTGCAATGAAGTTCTGTATGTGACCGGAAACTGTTGCGTCCATGTGGGctagtgcacagtatggcgtggtgcgatGTGATGTGGTGGCTAGTacaagattgtggctagtatcatctccaagcAACCTGCTTTTCCGGTAGTCATTTCATGCTTGTATCTAGTCTCGGTTACGGGAGAGTCAGCAATTTTTTAAGGCACTCACTATGGTGACGGCGCTCATCATAATAGTCTACACACTACTTTGACTGGCCCCTTCACCGTATAGTTGGTAAATTGAGGGGGCCCCATTTTCTTCCATTACATGCTACGTGCACCGAGTTTTGTTAGTCAGTGGACCGAgatgaagaggggggggggggggggtaggggacATTTCAGTGAGTCGCACATTAACAACGTAACTACAAGATATGTCCAGTGTGTTCTTCTTGGTGTTGTGTTGTTCTTTGCGGGTTTCTGATTATAtatatttacttttttatttatttattcgagaATTTATTTGCTCTACAGTACGGACAGTGTGAGGGATATTGCGTGCATGTGGTGGAAGAGGTGCAGATAAAATAGACAAAGAAATCatttagtttgaagctgtcgccacgcgacggcatcttctcggttAAGGGGATCTTGTGGTGGGGGTAAGTGTCTCCTGCTGCCTCTGTAATGTCGTAGAGTTTCAGCgcagttcagtggttctgtcggtgcgtcttCTGGGTTGGACAGCTGTTCCAATGGCACCCGGtcagcgagctctcgggctactgCATTAGAGCGTTCATTACCAGGTGTATAggcgatacgcaccctgtgtaacgctgtagtgtgtaatgatgtaaggatgcaaTGGTGTGTAGGGTGTTACCATCCCCTGTGCCAAAGTCCTGCTGGCAGTCATTAAATCAATTCCAATTGTGATGGGTCCATCCGGTGCCGGTAtcgttgaagcgtgtacgatggctagggcgataGCGGCCTTTTCCGCCCTGCTACTGTTGATAGTGTTGAACATGGCCGAAGCCCTCAGGATGTCTATATCTTGTATGACTAGACACAGGGCACGTACCTTTCGGTGCCCGGCCAGGTCGGTGTCGAAGAGCGGTGTCCAatgtgtcatcgccaaatagtCGAACCAGGGTGTGTGTCCTTGCCTGTCTTCAGCCATCATAAAAGTCAGGGAAATTGGGGCTACGGCAAATTGGGGCTACGTGAATTTTGTTTCGAATGCTAAGTGCAAGAAGTGTGCggtcttccgaggctcaacatcgtcAAGGAGCGAATAGCCATGCCTCATCTTTCATTTATGTACATACGGCGTCTGAAGCACGGCAATGGAAAGCTCGCTATGCCGTTAAAGGGCCCACGTACATATAGCTTCGCTGGTTGTCCACCctgacagagtggaatggcactgaatttttatTTCTTAATATTCTTCCCTTCAGTACACTTATTTTATAAGTTTTACATATGTCTCAGGTTGATATTATATTAAATAAATATTATCATGTAACTTTTGAATTATAGGTTTAATATTTCATTGTTATCACCACTGCGCTCAACTTTGTTCTCGCTCTATGCTGCCCGCTTTCTAGCCATCCCTCATTGTAGTTATGCACTAATGTTTggaatcatcattatcatcattctCCGGAGTGGGTATGCACCAAACCCTTAGCAGGTTATGAAGAAAAATGGGACGGACAGCTCTGCTTGAATCTCAGGCCTATTTACGCATCTTTCCCCGAGCTTGTATGAACAGGGCGCAGAGAAGGCCACCAGCCACGACGAGGCAAAGCGTCGAAGGCCACGACCCATTCTTGAAGCCATTGAAGCCATTCTTGAATGATTTCGTCGAATCGTCCCATTCCGCGAGAACACAGTCTGTGTCAGCCTGCTAGGCATGGAATTCGGCACGCAGAACGATGGCCGCAAGTCGACGCAGCTCAACTTCCAGTGGACGCATGACCAAGCGGCCCACGCACCGAGTGTGTTGCTGCCGGTACCACCATCGACAAGCTCTGCTGACTTGCCACACCACCTCCTTCCTGTTGTTCCAGAGGCTGCCGCAACATCATCCGGCGAACACCACGAGCAGCAGGAGCAGCTACAACATGTCCAGCATCGTCAGTCCTTGTGTTATAACCCAACTGTTATGACTGCTACCGGGTGTGAACGGCATCCGGCTGGACGGCCAGGAGCATAATAACGCCCACACAAGAACGTGAAGGCTGCGCCCGTTTATTCAGTGACAGCCCTTCGTGCAGACGTTCTCAAGCCGCTCCGGCACGTGCGATGACGTCGGACTCGCGCCATGCCGAACGCGGTTTTGTCTGTCTTCGTTGTCGTTTTCACTTTGCAGCACTCTTCCCTCCTTGATGTGAGTACAGCTGTACGGATTTTCGTATACGGGTCAATCTACGAAGCACAGCGGGTTGAGTTTCTTCTGGTAGCGTCGGTACACCATCTGGTTGATCTTGCGAAGGTTGTGCCAGCACAGGACTCTATCGAGGACGGACTTGATCCTTGTGACGCTGAAGCGCACGTTTTGCTGTTTCAACGATGATCATTCGGGATCCTCTTGTTTCTTTCACTGTGTCTGGCAGCCACCTTTCTCCCTCTCCGAAGTTGCGAGCCCAAACAGGAGTGCCCGGGCTCAGCTTGTTTTCTTGATCTGCCTGTGAACAGATAGGAAAGGTTACGGGTGGTGGAAGGCATGTGTCCAACCGAG
This Dermacentor albipictus isolate Rhodes 1998 colony chromosome 1, USDA_Dalb.pri_finalv2, whole genome shotgun sequence DNA region includes the following protein-coding sequences:
- the LOC135897526 gene encoding uncharacterized protein isoform X2 — translated: MAVPENGRAGQQPDGPKYPHASTLFVTALTHQQPPGRGNVAAAGRRASVPTLAAASHNRRHSKRQHDDVPRPTGTPQQRRAAFTTRSVQPSGALPQTLEKTVLDDSYGIDEPVYQQLMASCEIRGPETPATSLDGNYDTGRRQPLWLEIIVVEREDQATARRATVVNASEDGKKRRQYKKARKAVS